The window CTCGAGGTACGTCTACCCGTCCCATGTCCTCCGATCCCGGCACCGGGAGTCCGATCCTCGAGACGCTCGCGCTCTTCACCATCGTGTTTGTCCTCCAGGCGATCACCTCCCTGTTCAGCATGGCCATGATGGCAGGACTGTTCGTCCTCGAGGTTCCCATCGAGAACCAGCCGTGGACGATCGTGACGAGCGTCTACGCCCATGCAGGCGTCGGGCACCTCCTCTCGAACAGTATCGGTCTGGTGCTCTTCGGGTGGCCGATCGCCCGGGCGACGACGCGCGTGCGATTCCACACGTTCTTCATCACGATGGGGGCGATCGCCGGCGTCTCCCAGGTGGTCATCACGAGTGCGCTGGCCTCGCTGGCTGGATCGGGTGGAGCAGCGGGCGTCCTCGGGGCGAGCGGTGCCGTCTTCGCCCTGATGGGGTATCTGCTGGCCGGGAACCGGCTGTCGGACGGA of the Natronosalvus vescus genome contains:
- a CDS encoding rhomboid family intramembrane serine protease encodes the protein MSSDPGTGSPILETLALFTIVFVLQAITSLFSMAMMAGLFVLEVPIENQPWTIVTSVYAHAGVGHLLSNSIGLVLFGWPIARATTRVRFHTFFITMGAIAGVSQVVITSALASLAGSGGAAGVLGASGAVFALMGYLLAGNRLSDGLASRIQVPLWMTLVVFLVLAGATTILTAAPQVALIAHFTGFFLGLVAGRAGLLEVSRTRQPTGRAA